GGGAATGTTAAAATGGttgtttaattgtattattatttatttttgtgctAAAATAATGTCTAATGTGGAATTCTCCTTATCACATAAGAAACCCCATAATGCATTGCTTCAGCTCGTCAAAACCAGACACCCTAATATATCAAGGTTTTCGGGAATGATGGCATTCTGAATGTggttttaaatgtgaaaaataGTGAATAAAGCTACCAAGGTATAGATATGTATAAATGAATTTAGGACCTTTTTTGACGTCATGAAAAGTCCTGTTTTCATAGAGTCTGGTATTAGTAGAGTTGACTGATCATATGCCAATATGGTATAATATACATAATGGACTGGGAACAATACAGTAACCAATATTACAGTATCACTGTATAGAGAGTTGATTCCATTTTTACTGTTGAGCTTGATAAGTTCCTTAGTAATTTTATGAATTCTAAAACTCAAACATTTTCTACTCGCTCTAGATCATGTATCATTAATgtaattacagaaaaaaaagttaaattcttgatatattgtttttgttttacttacaTTATTTTGCCGGAGGTTTTTCAGATTTTGTGAAggatttgttgttgtttaaagTAAGTATAGGTTGTATTATGTATAGGTAGATCATTGTCAACGATGATTAGGAAGAGTAGCTCTTGATAATGTTTGAAAAACTTAAATATTGTAATCTGTTTATTCGATTCGATTAATGTGtattttgtaaagaaaaataattgacTAGATTTAGGtgattttttaacttttttttttagagtaATGATTAcatctgaagctctgtctacacactgtcaaactatagtttgatgtgcccaaatatggtagtgatataccttcatatggtagcgatatgacatcatcatatatgggaacatcacatttttgtgtcaaataaagtttgatagtgtatacagagctttagtggGTTTATACACcataattaaatattcattattgtgATGTTTAATATGTTGCCAAGAAGAGTCAACACACCACCATTGCTATAATCCTTTCTATTTCTTTATGTATGAGTGTAACAGCATTTATTAAATGTTCAAATGTCACTTATGTGagaaaataattataagaaAGCCTCCAGtcttttaattttgtgtttGACCAGTGGTTTAAAAGGCAACAATAAACAAGAATAAATGGATGTTAACTCACCTGGAGTGTGGGGGGACGTTGTATAGGAGCAAAAGTAAAATATAGATAGGCAAGTCAGAATTAACAGGCACCTGGTTATCTGTACTATATCTTTACATAGAATTCTCTGCaaggcaaattctgtaatacagagTGTCAAATGTGATGCCTATACAGCATATGCTTATAACATgttacaggcatcacatgtgatacatatgtgacactATATTACAGAATTTTCCTATGtacaaattatagatacagtactgagTTGTTCAAGGCTACCTTTGAGTCTAGCcaagaaaatctaaatattcTGCATATGCATGTAAGGAAAACTTGCCATCATAGTCATGAAACGCATTTTTTCTTCATGTATcaacttcattaaaaaaaagcgTATGAAACTGGGTAATCCAGTAGTGcaggaaaaaaaaatgattggtaagcatttctttTAAAGACACATCTTAACTGTCTAGAGGCCTACATCtagaccaaaagtcaatactgggactatacccagGGATATGCCTTTTTGTGAAGTCAGACATATTTAaagtagggggtgggattacaccagaagtgggattatacctgaggatatattacatatatattatattaaaaaataaaaagctgAGATTTTTCACAGATAgcatttaatacaataaacatgatTGCAATCATaataagtaaacattttcaatatatttatatttgttatcaaGAAGAACAATATAAAAgaaaagtaaattaatattagttttagaaattcaataattaatatcgctccaaaattcattcattttccaTCCATCAACATTAGTTTAATAGTAAACGTCATATAACATTTTAGCTctgaaaatactgtacataacaacaggcaaatataaaaaaaatataaagaaactaTTTTGGAAAATCATAAGGTAGCAGATAGTCTGGCTTACATTCACAGCCGCCAATATTTTATTAACACAAATAACCAAGTAAATAAtcaatcttaagctctgtctacactatcaaattagttttacaaaaaagtgtcatgtgcccaaatatggtagtgatatgacatcatcatgtctatatattggcacatcacatttgttgtcacataaagtttgatagtgtagacagagcttaagacagaGTGTGCAATATGAGGCTGCTATAAGACATAGATAAGCAACAACGaaccaaattatttaaattgatcATGTGACcaggtatatttattaaataatttttaaatacaattcttTGATTGTCAATAAAAATAACCAACAACATGTTACACAGTACTACTGTATGCTACTGTGCATTTTCACAAATATTAatcaaatttaacatttaacaagtcatgattactttatttttatgatCAAATCTGATAATTATTACTCAGATTCATGGTAGCCTTCAAACGTTTGTAAAGTAAATGTACCAACTTTTTAGAAAGTGAAGTTCACATCGCTGATTATAAGTTGTAATGCTATTTATTTAGATGAAGCACCTTGACATccagtctaggttctagacggcGATTTAGTTTAATATTCCTTAAAAAACATAATGGCGTGTCATAACTATACTTGACCTTCAAGAAGAAAACAGAACAAAAGACACGATACACTTGAAACGTCCTAACGTTTACAAATTCTTTAATAAGTGATTATTATACCATTTAAGGGCTGGGGCAGTAATTATCAATCATATTTAGCAACAAAAAATCCACTTTCCTTATCTTAAATTGTCTTGCATCTAAGATAACAAACCATTGCTTAAATTTCCAGTCAATATAACAGTATATCAgacttaaaataatttataagtaCAGTAGAAACAATATTGCTTCAAACATCATAGTAAATATGTGATATGTACATTTCTATATTACATAATTACCTTTTTATACAGTTTAACAGTTTATCAGTTTATACTGCCTAGCAGTAAAGCCTAGCAATTTAAATATAAGCATTCTCATATTATTGAGTGTAGAGGTACAATCCGCAGATTCAAAACCACCCTACAAGTCACTGCAAAATGCTGTGATATGACATGTACCCTGTTGACATAATGAAAATCGTCATCTAATACCCAATTCAAACATGCAAAAATCTTACAAAATGGAACTTATTGCGACAAATTGTTTTCTTGGTATGAGTATGTGAAAACATATTATCTTCGCTGTAACACAGCGGTGTTTTCACAAATACGCATATCATTCTATTGAGTATTTTACACACCGTTTACATTATACTATGTTAAACGAGCATGTGAAAGCGAGATTAGCACGACAGATATACATGGTACATTTTTTAAGTTTGTACTGTATGCGTGAATTGGGTAAAAGCGCTTAgtaaaaggttttttttagtattatatCTGAACATTGTTAATGGTGGGTAGTGTgtttagttattaattattattactttgagTATGAAAcgttaaacaataaatattacagaatttttattgtaaatacttAAATAAACTCAAATAAATATTCTTTACCGTCTTTACCAAAATTAAATCCCAAGCCACTTAACCTGTGATAAATGGGACATTTTTAGTAAAGCTTTATTCCCACATAAGATATACATATATGAAACACAAAAGTAATTTAATGCAACAcaaaagtaatttgaccaatcacagtggATCGAATATCTGAATTGttgcttatgattggtcaactcacttgcgttgtgccTACATCCAAGTGAAAACCAAGTTTTAGCTGAAGAATCTTAAAATAAACGGCAAAAGCTTTTTGACTGTTCTTAAACTTGACCAGCTAATTCTCGATAACCGAGCAAGCAAATTTAATTTTACCGTGATCATCTGTGATATTGACTCTTCCCTTCTCTTGTTatggtatttatattttaacaacaTTTCCAACACTAAAATCTTTTGTGCAAAAATGTTCTCTTGTTTAAAGAACATTCTCTTCTGAAATATCTGTTCATAATATTCTATAAATTACACtaactttatattttacaatttatacaGTTTTAGTCTTCAAAAATTACTTTCTATTCGGAAGTTTCAGAAGCTTCTGGAAAAGTTAGAGAAAATGTTCTCAAACGATATGTTGTGCAGAAGTCTCCTTAAACATGTGGTATCTTGAGGATGACCCAGAAACTCCtgaaccatggaggaaaaaaaaTCTGCCATGCCATGTTCCTGGACAAACTCTGAAAAAAGAAGCTCAAATCCTCTTACAACAAAACAACCTCCTCAAATGTACCACAATCAATCTTAATTTTactatttatatttaagaaCTGGATGGCTGTTAAACTGGTGTAATAATGTCACCATATTGTTATTAGTTTTCAATGTATATGATGCCAATTCTCTGTACTACCTTATCTATaatttgtccagtatcataggacaTAAACCTAATCTTAACATAGTACAGGCATAATATATGATACATGTGatgatactgtatatattacaCAATTTGCCTATGGTAGAGGAGAGATAAAGTACAGAGAATTGTGTATACAAAATGAAGTTCATCTCACTAAATAGCCACTACTGAAATGCTGCGGCTAACTTGTGCAATTTATCTCACCTTCCTACATTTGTCGGTAGAATAACAAGTATTGTACTAAAGACTGTGGGAGCGGCAGATCTAGTATGTACTCCCTCATGTAATTGGTCTCGCGAGGCAGAGGAGGTGGCTTAGTAACGCACCTTTTGGTCGTCTGCAACCGCTTCACTTTAAAATCTTCAAAAATACCTATATCCGTTAAATCGCCAGAACTTGAACAGCTTGAACCAGAGGTGATAGAGCTCCTGCTGTCCTCTTCATCATCTTGtgcatcattatcatcattgtcatcatcattatcatcatcattatcactaaTTGTATAATCTTCTATATCTTCATGTATTTGGATTTCTGGGTTTATCGTCGATAATGTACTTCTTTGTTTGCTGTTATTGTCTGTTGTTAACTCATTACTTTCCTCTATCTCATGTTCAAGTTCATCGTTATTTTTGTTGGAATGACAAGCTCCTTCATTAGGTGATGCTGCCTGGGCTGTAGAACTTGCAGCTGCCTCAATAGCAGCACTACTTGTGCCTTCTAAGTTTGCATCGTGGGTGTCATTATCAATGTCCATTTCACTCTCACTTAACCTATCATTCAAACGCTTGCGATCCTGTGGGAATCCGTTCTCGTAGGCACGTTTCAGACTACGAGCAATCAACATTGCTTCTGCGAAACAGTTCACCATGCGATCACGTGCAGCATCGTGCTGCTCTAAACTTTCTCCATTATTTTCCTCGTTTTGCTCTTGCCGCTGCTGCTCGCTTTCTTCAACCGCTTCCATGTCCTGTGGTTCTTGTACGTGCCTTGCAGCTTCGGCTCTCGCTTGCGGTTCTCTCTCTTCGTGAGTGGATTTAACCATCTTTAAGTTTGCATCACTTTCACTCTTCGCATTTCTACGTCTGTTAATTGTGATACGAGAGGATGAACTTTCTCCAGATCCATTATCTCGTTTCCCGTTACCTTTCCTTCCACCATTCTTCGCTCCATTTCCTTTATTTTGACCATTGCCAGGAGGTTTAGGGTCTTCCGGTGGGTCTTCCCTCTCTGGAACAGCGCTCTCCGAAACTGTTCTTCGCGATTGCCTACTAGGAGGCTCTTCATTTTCATCGTCCTCATTAAATTCATTCATCAACTCTCCCGCAAGTTCAATCATATTACTCATGTTGCGTATCGTTATGCAGTTCCGGGAATGACGATTGTTGCGTTGTACTTTGGGTGGAGTTTTCGGCGGGTGTTTCTTAAATACAATCTCCCGTATGATTGCTCTGATTTTGAAGCGACAGTTCTCTTGCAGACTTTTAGGATTTACAGACGCTATGGgaatcaaaaataaataaaaaaaataaaaaccattGTTCAACAATATGCAAACAACAAAGGAAatttatattgataaataaatatgaaaaatggttTGGATTAATTATGGGcatcaattcaattttaaataaatgaaattgaagtGCTGATGCCATATGCCATATGCCATATGCCATATGGTATTACCattaataaagtaataaaaCCACTATCACACTTCAATGGCCCTTTCTTCTTCTTAAAAGGAAGAAACATTAAGATCTGGCATCTTAGGGTGGAGTATTTACTTATCATGTTAGTCAGGCAGTCGATGTATTTTGATGATGAATTTGAACTTACAAAGACTTAGTAATGAATGTTGATAGTCTATATCCATGGGAAGTATTAATGGCGCAAATAACACATTGTCTACACTTCTACCCAACCATCGACAATAATTTGTACGTTCAAACACTTTGATCTAAATAaacagaaaattaaataaacaattaaaataaatttgacttACGTAAATCTACTGTTGCCAATATTCCTTGTTGTTCTTGTGACGGGTTGACAAGAGATGCGAATGAAACAGGGAGGGCACTCTTTGAGTCCCaactattttcatctttacGTGTAAATTGTAAAAGCTGATTAAAGAAGCCAAATTCATTCAAATTAGTATACagacatacaaatataaataaattctaaagctctgtctacactatcaaactaatgtgatgtgcccaaatatggtagtaatatgcccaaatatggtagtaatatgcccaaatatggtagtaatatgcccaaatatggtagtaatatgacatcatcatcatcacattaCATGACCACATGTATACAACAAATATAGACAACACAATTACAGTAAGGATGGCACTGAACACACTCCAACAAGAAATAGCATACTtagttcattaaaaaaaagcttTGCTAGCTTGTTGTCAACCTCTATATATTAAGCTTCCAAATGATATTGATATTCTGAAACTAATTTAGCTCACATAAGAAGTACACTTTAAATATTCAATTCCTTGACATTGACAACAGGAAATAATTTCCggaatataaaataacatgcaTAATTTGAaggaaattatgttttaaaaaaatagaactAAATTGCTCCTTACCTGATCATCAAGAGGCATAACTAATATACCTCCGACTTTGATGAGATTCTTCATATAGTTCTGATGTTCTGGAGGACATGCGGCGCCGCAATATACGCGATCATACTGACGCGTACCCGAAGGTAACAACAAACAATTTCCTGGAAAACatgaatacaaaattaaatacacTTCATTTTCTGTTATTGCAATAAAATTAAACTGCTAGAAATGGTCTACGATACTTAATTTTTTGTTGTCTCTTTAGGTACATTTAAcagcgcccctgccttaaccgctcgccCACTTGACTCTTAATTTGTTTCAGACAACATCTTAATAATTCTGTAAAGTTTTATGGCtcaaatttgaaatatttatttgtgtaaaaAACAACTTTACCATGTACAAACTTTGGTTCACAAAACTCAAATTTGTCAAAGTTTTCAGATTGCGTAATGAACGATGCCAGCTTCTCTTGGGCGTACGCTATTACGTTATCATGGATTTCTACTCCATGGTTGATACCATTCTCAccttaataataacaaaacaaaaatcaacTATTGAATACTGAATACTCACTCTTcaataatgttaatgtttttgtttagttAAAGATATTAAAAGTCACtctcaattttattattttttaatttattattctatATCGTCATGGTTGACCTTCCAAACTTTTCTATCTTTGGACGATCAGCCGTGCAACTTAGTTCTCTGTGCCGATAAGACAACCAGCATGGTTGAaccaattaaaatgtattagaCGTACGGCTGACCTTGGTGATGGGAAACAATGAATTTCTCTCACATTTGACCGCACCCAATTTACATATGATCGAATGTGTCCATAGAAAACTGATGTACAGTACTTACCTAAAACTA
This genomic stretch from Antedon mediterranea chromosome 11, ecAntMedi1.1, whole genome shotgun sequence harbors:
- the LOC140062458 gene encoding uncharacterized protein, with protein sequence MGGAVSTGEDNDHLVDNLKDAEYIKSKHVEEVFRAVDRGHYYLEDHKDNAYKDLAWKHGNIHLSAPCIYSEVMESLQLKPGLSFLNLGSGTGYLSTMVGLVLGENGINHGVEIHDNVIAYAQEKLASFITQSENFDKFEFCEPKFVHGNCLLLPSGTRQYDRVYCGAACPPEHQNYMKNLIKVGGILVMPLDDQLLQFTRKDENSWDSKSALPVSFASLVNPSQEQQGILATVDLPSVNPKSLQENCRFKIRAIIREIVFKKHPPKTPPKVQRNNRHSRNCITIRNMSNMIELAGELMNEFNEDDENEEPPSRQSRRTVSESAVPEREDPPEDPKPPGNGQNKGNGAKNGGRKGNGKRDNGSGESSSSRITINRRRNAKSESDANLKMVKSTHEEREPQARAEAARHVQEPQDMEAVEESEQQRQEQNEENNGESLEQHDAARDRMVNCFAEAMLIARSLKRAYENGFPQDRKRLNDRLSESEMDIDNDTHDANLEGTSSAAIEAAASSTAQAASPNEGACHSNKNNDELEHEIEESNELTTDNNSKQRSTLSTINPEIQIHEDIEDYTISDNDDDNDDDNDDNDAQDDEEDSRSSITSGSSCSSSGDLTDIGIFEDFKVKRLQTTKRCVTKPPPLPRETNYMREYILDLPLPQSLVQYLLFYRQM